The Corythoichthys intestinalis isolate RoL2023-P3 chromosome 1, ASM3026506v1, whole genome shotgun sequence genome has a segment encoding these proteins:
- the LOC130922836 gene encoding gastrula zinc finger protein XlCGF57.1-like isoform X3, protein MRCPVDVTMKKLHPQKHDPLPVKQEESEMPYIKQEEEPETPNIKEEKQEDEIPEFPMTVSVKNEEDKVPSKESGVAKPSSDSSFQHLTTKGEARSQPDGLLAPLSDSDDVTSHSSDFNTDDEDKDFDSNASKSLNKSSLKRDTKAVGKRFTCSLCDKTYSQKQHLKRHMHTHTGEKPFGCTVCGKRFALKFELISHTRTHTGEKAFACTHCGKRFSWKQALKTHTRTHTGEKPYLCKFCGKRFTQKGQLTRHISAHTGEKPFVCTFCGKQFAEKGSLKKHTMTHTGEKPYPCSVCHKRFSQKRLLNYHTRTHTGEKPLVCTACGKRFTEKGSLNKHTMTHTGEKPFPCSVCHKRFSRKERLNRHMKTHTGEKPFVCTACGKRFTEKGSLNRHTSTHIGEKPFTCSHENHSPFGKIHRFEVKKGDLRELCRSEEKIFRGGGEVVSQYN, encoded by the exons ATGAGG TGTCCCGTGGACGTCACGATGAAAAAGCTTCACCCTCAGAAGCACGATCCCCTCCCCGTTAAACAGGAGGAGTCGGAGATGCCGTACATCAAAcaggaggaggagccagagACCCCCaacattaaagaagaaaaacaggaaGATGAAATCCCCGAGTTTCCAATGACTGTCAGTGTGAAGAATGAAGAAGACAAAGTTCCAAGCAAAGAGAGCGGAGTAGCGAAACCTTCGAGCGACAGCTCATTTCAACACCTGACAACAAAAGGAGAGGCACGATCGCAACCTGACGGTTTGTTAGCCCCGCTCTCAGACAGTGACGACGTAACGTCACACTCTTCTGATTTTAACACTGATGATGAGGATAAAGACTTTGActcaaatgcttcaaaatccttAAACAAGTCCTCATTGAAAAGAGACACAAAAGCAGTTGGGAAACGTTTTacctgctcactttgtgataaaacataTTCTCAGAAACAGCACTTAAAAAGACACATGCATACACACACCGGGGAGAAGCCTTTTGGCTgcacagtttgtggtaaaagattcgctTTGAAGTTTGAATTAATaagtcacacaaggacacaCACTGGGGAAAAGGCTTTCGCCTGTACACATTGCGGTAAAAGATTTTCTTGGAAGCAAGCGTTAAAAACACATACTCGTACACACACCGGGGAAAAGCCTTATCTCTGCAAGTTTTGCGGTAAAAGATTCACGCAGAAGGGACAATTAACGCGTCACATAAgtgcacacactggagagaagccttttgtctgcacattttgtggtaaacaGTTCGCTGAGAAGggaagtttgaagaaacacacaATGACACACACTGGCGAAAAGCCATATCCCTGCTCAGTTTGCCATAAAAGATTCTCTCAGAAAAGACTACTAAActatcacacaagaacacacactggagaaaagcctctaGTCTGCACAGCTTGTGGTAAACGATTCACTGAGAAGGGAagtttaaacaaacacacaatgacacacactggagaaaagccatttccctgctcagtttgcCATAAAAGATTCTCTCGGAAAGAAAGGCTAAACCGTCATATgaaaacacacactggagaaaagccttttgtctgcacagctTGTGGTAAACGATTCACTGAGAAGGGAAGTTTAAACAGACACACAAGTACACAcattggagagaagcctttcaccTGCAGtcatgaaaatcactcacctttcggcaaaattcaccgttttgaagtcaaaaagggtgacctacgtgaattgtgtagatccgaggagaaaatttttagggGGGGAGGGGAGGTCGTAAGTCAatataactaa